A segment of the Bacillus sp. es.034 genome:
TTCGTGAAAAGAAGGGAATTCCAAATGTCATCATGCTTACGGCCTTCGGTCAGGAGGACGTGACGAAGAAAGCTGTCGACCTTGGAGCTTCTTATTTTATTTTAAAGCCATTCGATATGGAAAACCTAGTGAGTCATATCAGACAAGTCAGCGGTAAATCAAACTCAATCATCAAAAAACCTTCCTCATCCAGAATGAATACAGAACAAAAACCAAGAAACTTAGATGCAAGCATCACAAGCATCATCCACGAAATCGGAGTACCGGCACATATTAAAGGATACTTGTATTTACGTGAAGCCATTTCCATGGTGTATAACGATATCGAGTTACTCGGCTCCATCACAAAGGTCCTTTACCCGGATATTGCAAAGAAATACAATACAACCGCATCACGTGTGGAACGGGCGATCCGTCACGCCATCGAAGTGGCCTGGAGCAGAGGGAATATTGATTCCATTTCTTCTTTATTCGGGTACACCGTCAGCATGTCAAAGGCAAAGCCGACCAATTCTGAATTCATTGCCATGGTAGCGGACAAACTGCGCCTGGAGCATATGGCTTCTTGAAAGAGTAAGGAATAGGCCAAACGCCATTCAAACTGAATATACAATCGATCGACCCTGTGAGCCTCTTGTTCACAGGGTTTTAATTATGGCAGCGTCCTCGACTCAGAAGCATCATTCCTCCAGTAACAAACGCCTTTTTTTCAAAAAATTGGTGGTTTGCCCTTACAGCCTGTCCCCTCTGACATAAGATGTTGTGTAGTGCAAAAACAACAAAGGAGGAGGTGATACCATGGGATGTTATCGTAATAACGATAATGTAGGTGGAGCTTCTGACCGTTGCAGAAACAATGATGTAGCAGGTGCTTCAGACAACAACGACTTCAGAGTACCTGTCAGAGCTTATATCAGAGGAGAAGATTTCTGCAGAGCCGTTCGCCGTTGCAGGGAAAATGATGTAGCTGGTGAAATGGACAACCGTCGCAGATGCCGCTGCCGCTGGTTCTAATCAAATGCCGCCAACGCGAAAAACCCTG
Coding sequences within it:
- the spo0A gene encoding sporulation transcription factor Spo0A; this encodes MKSIKVCVVDDNRELTSLLEDYIASQNDMEVVGIAHNGQDCLDLLEEVDPDVLVLDIIMPHLDGLAVLERLREKKGIPNVIMLTAFGQEDVTKKAVDLGASYFILKPFDMENLVSHIRQVSGKSNSIIKKPSSSRMNTEQKPRNLDASITSIIHEIGVPAHIKGYLYLREAISMVYNDIELLGSITKVLYPDIAKKYNTTASRVERAIRHAIEVAWSRGNIDSISSLFGYTVSMSKAKPTNSEFIAMVADKLRLEHMAS